AATAATTAGCCAGAACGTAGTAGTGAAAAACCAAGGCATTCCCAAGCTAAAAAAGCCGTTAGTGAGAATGTATGAAACGATGGCAATAGCCATCCAAGGAATAAGTTGTTCGGCTGGAATAAAGCCTATTGATGCTTGCTTACCAAGGATTTTATTGACAGAAACAAAGTCTTTGTCTGGGTCTTTAAGCATAGTGTTAAGGGGGAGAGTGGGGGAGTGGGTGAGGGGGTGAGTGGGGGATAATAAAAGAAGGAAGGAAAAAGGAGGGTTTAAAATGAGCCGTAAACAAATTCAATCTCATCGAGATTTGGAAGTTTACCAACTTGCTTTTGAGGTAGCTATGCAAATTTTTGAACTTTCTAAGAAATTTCCCGTTGAAGAAAGATACTCGTTGGTTGACCAAATTCGTCGGTCATCACGTTCTGTTTGTGCAAACTTATCAGAGGCATGGCGTAAAAGGCGTTATGAAGGTGCTTTTATATCCAAATTAAGTGACGCG
The sequence above is drawn from the Leptolyngbyaceae cyanobacterium genome and encodes:
- a CDS encoding four helix bundle protein; its protein translation is MSRKQIQSHRDLEVYQLAFEVAMQIFELSKKFPVEERYSLVDQIRRSSRSVCANLSEAWRKRRYEGAFISKLSDAEAEAAETQTWIEFAVKCGYLDIEVGRELYRQYNRILGTLVNMISNSSRWLLPTQKKQQ